One Lasioglossum baleicum chromosome 6, iyLasBale1, whole genome shotgun sequence genomic window carries:
- the Neb gene encoding kinesin family member nebbish isoform X2, producing the protein MAHNTLKTVRHGFCDAIFSSSPINFDKENTNSLNKMEKTCSETFDTPCKRIQSQHDNKCPKLEKHQIFFENDLTGNFKLTNTSSNSNLTHSKSANTFQRKQVLFPENILSNDKCKTAKPSSETIMKCKPTTLLNEKTPTMYFCTPKQYRARTAISNTKINVPPTNKTPIKRYFSDNILSEATPDCFTVVQVETPCVKSNDIGIEDQTVCEGENSNLIVGIRIRPLNAKEQTDSKIASVVQVDGQNITVKCESMQHTFMYDHCFISYEDSTRIGHASQETVFTNMVLPLVQNAFEGYNVCLFAYGQTGSGKSYSMMGQESLQTNSMVLDEATGIIPRFCQDIFSRISTNMNTTTTIEISYFEIYNEKIHDLLTNVNNGVKRAPLKVREHPVYGPYIVDLSQHCVQNYKDLQTWLKVGNSQRATAATGMNEKSSRSHSIFSIILTQTKVNSQLNKENVDPSRRSKINLVDLAGSERLSQTCASGERLKEGVSINKSLLTLGKVIASLAENTNNRKRGFVPYRESVLTWLLKESLGGNSRTAMLATVSPANVHVEETLATLRYACQVRAIVNRVRINEDPHEKLIRELKAEVLRLRGVREGYERQLGICPRRLLDSIEPNGKNNDEVKRKQQEIDKLKNQLKKTEEQLTTTQKTWSKRLQETEQRKNSELKYLRRCGIAVEIDFQEKDKQPCLINLAADPMLSGTLLYLIPPGLVRIGKNSHTDGFPKNLDIILDGPLVRPLHCTIQNNNGKLLLSSEMDGDTFVNGQIVTGKVVLKHGDRLVIGGNHYFKVSNPHDGHNNIQVSEQAVDYEFAYQEILKVQEEKLRAELEESKQKAIKELENAKHEVEMQLGSQKQSYERKIEMLGSTVEEQKQALEQIHQKKKELELEKEKLVNEVEISNRLKQMQCEQKKVTVSPYQSNFLEELENILSEQAADAEYALKMKASTDAIHDGGITLHEMQLFVREATERCKEVGLNYEFDQQQVIVNKSLKPVIRIRNRDCMKETLWQPIRFLDWVHRLRDYDIEDSIKELCTTLDGTWEPYENTETFEDSLNNSRISINMTPVKKHLNESLQQFSMDAAVLETTVDNQTLDDTKEQESINKCLVQMEHAAKVLRRLCEKNNENQMVVDSLNGIQNNIDSLRKALDTQNLCEHTNESTNHSQSSDSNVPLEKSDTSTSPSQDCHKDCAKSVVNSPTKSNLRCNNRLFDTIIQKKGIIPNIIERTP; encoded by the exons ATGGCGCATAATACTTTGAAAACTGTGAGACATGGGTTTTGCGATGCTATTTTCTCGAGTTCGCCTATCAACTTCGACAAGGAGAATACAAATTCTCTGAATAAAAT GGAGAAGACATGCTCTGAAACATTTGACACACCATGCAAACGGATCCAAAGTCAACATGACAATAAATGTCCGAAACTAGAGAAAcatcaaatatttttcgagaaTGATTTAACCGGCAATTTTAAATTAACAAatacatcttctaattcaaatctTACTCATTCGAAGTCTGCAAATACGTTCCAAAGGAAACAGGTCTTATTCCCTGAAAACATTTTATCCAATGACAAATGCAAAACTGCAAAACCATCATCTGAAACTATCATGAAATGCAAACCCACAACTTTGTTAAATGAAAAAACGCCGACAATGTATTTTTGTACTCCCAAACAGTATAGAGCTCGCACTGCTATAAGTAATACGAAGATAAATGTTCCACCTACGAACAAGACACCTATAAAACGTTATTTcagtgacaatattttgtctgAAGCGACGCCTGACTGTTTCACTGTGGTTCAGGTGGAAACGCCATGCGTTAAATCAAATGACATTGGTATAGAAGACCAAACAGTATGCGAAGGAGAAAATAGTAACTTGATTGTGGGTATACGTATAAGACCCTTAAACGCAAA AGAACAAACTGATTCAAAAATTGCCTCGGTTGTGCAAGTGGATGGCCAGAATATTACTGTCAAGTGTGAATCTATGCAGCACACTTTCATGTATGATCACTGTTTCATATCGTACGAAGATTCAACTAGGATCGGTCATGCTAGTCAGGAAACTGTGTTTACAAATATGGTTCTACCACTAGTACAGAATGCCTTCGAAGGGTATAATGTTTGTCTGTTTGCTTATGGACAAACAGGGTCTGGTAAAAGTTATAGCATGATGGGTCAAGAATCTTTGCAAACAAATTCAATGGTACTTGATGAAGCAACTGGTATTATTCCGAGATTTTGTCAAGACATATTCTCTAGAATATCTACAAATATGAACACCACAACcaccattgaaattagttattttgaaatttataaCGAGAAGATACACGATCTTTTGACGAATGTTAATAATGGAGTGAAAAGAGCTCCTCTTAAAGTCAGAGAACATCCTGTTTACGGTCCATACATTGTTGACTTGAGTCAACATTGTGTACAGAATTATAAAGACTTGCAG ACTTGGCTTAAAGTGGGCAATTCTCAACGGGCTACCGCAGCAACAGGAATGAACGAGAAGAGCTCAAGATCGCATAGTATATTTAGTATTATATTAACGCAAACAAAAGTGAATAGTCAATTAAACAAGGAAAACGTTGATCCTAGTCGTCGAAGTAAAATCAATTTAGTGGATCTCGCAGGCAGTGAGAGACTGAGCCAAACTTGCGCCAGTGGTGAAAGGTTGAAG GAAGGTGTGTCTATTAACAAATCGCTGCTCACCTTGGGAAAAGTGATCGCATCTCTTGCTGAAAACACGAATAATCGAAAACGAGGTTTTGTTCCGTACAGAGAGTCGGTTCTCACATGGCTGCTGAAG GAGAGCCTCGGAGGCAACTCGAGGACAGCCATGCTTGCAACAGTATCACCAGCTAACGTTCACGTGGAAGAGACACTTGCAACTCTTCGGTACGCCTGTCAAGTACGAGCCATTGTCAACCGTGTACGTATCAACGAAGATCCGCACGAGAAGTTAATTCG CGAGCTGAAAGCGGAAGTTCTACGATTACGCGGCGTCCGCGAGGGATACGAACGGCAATTAGGGATTTGTCCCCGAAGACTTTTAGATTCCATTGAACCCAACGGCAAGAATAATGACGAGGTCAAACGGAAGCAACAGGAAATCGATAAATTAAAGAATCAACTGAAGAAAACCGAGGAACAGCTTACAACTACTCAAAA GACATGGTCAAAAAGGCTGCAGGAAACAGAGCAAAGGAAAAACTCAGAGTTAAAATATTTGCGTCGCTGTGGGATCGCCGTCGAGATTGATTTCCAAGAGAAGGACAAGCAGCCTTGCTTGATAAATCTCGCAGCCGATCCTATGTTGTCCGGTACACTCTTGTACCTGATTCCTCCCGGATTGGTTCGCATCGGCAAAAATTCTCATACTGATGGGTTTCCAAAAAATTTGGATATCATATTGGATGGGCCTCTGGTTAGGCCTCTGCACTG CACCATTCAGAACAATAACGGAAAACTTTTACTGTCCTCCGAGATGGATGGGGATACTTTCGTCAATGGGCAG ATTGTAACTGGAAAAGTAGTCCTGAAACATGGCGATCGATTGGTCATCGGCGGTAATCATTACTTCAAGGTCTCAAATCCTCACGACGGGCATAACAATATTCAGGTTTCCGAGCAGGCCGTGGACTATGAATTCGCTTACCAAGAAATTCTCAAAGTACAAGAGGAAAA ATTGAGAGCCGAACTCGAGGAAAGCAAACAAAAAGCTATAAAAGAGTTAGAGAACGCGAAACACGAAGTCGAGATGCAACTAGGATCGCAAAAGCAATCTTACGAGCGCAAGATTGAGATGCTTGGTTCTACGGTTGAAGAACAGAAGCAGGCACTAGAACAGATTCATCAGAAGAAGAAAGAACTGGAACTAGAGAAAGAAAAACTTGTGAACGAGGTCGAAATAAGTAATAGATTGAAACAGATGCAATGCGAGCAGAAAAAAGTTACCGTTTCGCCATATCAGTCCAATTTCTTGGAagaattggaaaatattttaagcGAGCAAGCAGCGGATGCTGAATACGCTCTTAAGATGAAAGCGAGCACCGATGCTATCCACGATGGCGGCATAACTCTGCACGAAATGCAGCTATTCGTGAGAGAAGCTACCGAGCGATGCAAGGAAGTCGGACTTAATTAT GAATTTGATCAACAACAAGTAATCGTGAATAAGAGTCTGAAACCAGTGATTCGTATACGTAACAGAGACTGCATGAAAGAAACGCTGTGGCAGCCAATACGATTTTTAGATTGGGTTCATCGATTGCGAGATTACGATATAGAAGATTCCATTAAAGAATTATGTACGACGTTGGACGGGACTTGGGAACCCTACGAGAATACAGAAACTTTTGAAGATTCTTTGAACAATAGTCGAATATCTATTAACATGACGCCAGTAAAAAAGCATTTAAATGAAAGTTTACAGCAATTTTCGATGGACGCGGCGGTATTGGAGACTACAGTCGACAATCAAACGTTAGACGATACCAAAGAGCAGGAGAGTATAAACAAATGTCTTGTACAGATGGAACATGCTGCAAAAGTTCTGCGTAGGTTATGcgagaaaaataatgaaaatcaaATGGTTGTAGATTCTCTTAACGGTATACAGAATAACATCGACAGTTTGCGCAAAGCATTAGACACCCAAAACTTGTGTGAACACACAAATGAAAGTACAAATCACAGTCAAAGTTCTGATAGCAATGTACCACTTGAAAAGTCTGATACAAGTACGAGTCCTTCACAAGATTGCCACAAGGATTGTGCAAAGTCTGTTGTTAACTCTCCGACAAAGTCCAATTTACGCTGCAATAATAGACTGTTCGATACAATAATTCAGAAAAAA GGAATTATTCCTAATATAATTGAACGAACTCCATGA
- the Neb gene encoding kinesin family member nebbish isoform X1: MAHNTLKTVRHGFCDAIFSSSPINFDKENTNSLNKMEKTCSETFDTPCKRIQSQHDNKCPKLEKHQIFFENDLTGNFKLTNTSSNSNLTHSKSANTFQRKQVLFPENILSNDKCKTAKPSSETIMKCKPTTLLNEKTPTMYFCTPKQYRARTAISNTKINVPPTNKTPIKRYFSDNILSEATPDCFTVVQVETPCVKSNDIGIEDQTVCEGENSNLIVGIRIRPLNAKEQTDSKIASVVQVDGQNITVKCESMQHTFMYDHCFISYEDSTRIGHASQETVFTNMVLPLVQNAFEGYNVCLFAYGQTGSGKSYSMMGQESLQTNSMVLDEATGIIPRFCQDIFSRISTNMNTTTTIEISYFEIYNEKIHDLLTNVNNGVKRAPLKVREHPVYGPYIVDLSQHCVQNYKDLQTWLKVGNSQRATAATGMNEKSSRSHSIFSIILTQTKVNSQLNKENVDPSRRSKINLVDLAGSERLSQTCASGERLKEGVSINKSLLTLGKVIASLAENTNNRKRGFVPYRESVLTWLLKESLGGNSRTAMLATVSPANVHVEETLATLRYACQVRAIVNRVRINEDPHEKLIRELKAEVLRLRGVREGYERQLGICPRRLLDSIEPNGKNNDEVKRKQQEIDKLKNQLKKTEEQLTTTQKTWSKRLQETEQRKNSELKYLRRCGIAVEIDFQEKDKQPCLINLAADPMLSGTLLYLIPPGLVRIGKNSHTDGFPKNLDIILDGPLVRPLHCTIQNNNGKLLLSSEMDGDTFVNGQIVTGKVVLKHGDRLVIGGNHYFKVSNPHDGHNNIQVSEQAVDYEFAYQEILKVQEEKLRAELEESKQKAIKELENAKHEVEMQLGSQKQSYERKIEMLGSTVEEQKQALEQIHQKKKELELEKEKLVNEVEISNRLKQMQCEQKKVTVSPYQSNFLEELENILSEQAADAEYALKMKASTDAIHDGGITLHEMQLFVREATERCKEVGLNYEFDQQQVIVNKSLKPVIRIRNRDCMKETLWQPIRFLDWVHRLRDYDIEDSIKELCTTLDGTWEPYENTETFEDSLNNSRISINMTPVKKHLNESLQQFSMDAAVLETTVDNQTLDDTKEQESINKCLVQMEHAAKVLRRLCEKNNENQMVVDSLNGIQNNIDSLRKALDTQNLCEHTNESTNHSQSSDSNVPLEKSDTSTSPSQDCHKDCAKSVVNSPTKSNLRCNNRLFDTIIQKKVRFNDKLRKELTSFSKI, encoded by the exons ATGGCGCATAATACTTTGAAAACTGTGAGACATGGGTTTTGCGATGCTATTTTCTCGAGTTCGCCTATCAACTTCGACAAGGAGAATACAAATTCTCTGAATAAAAT GGAGAAGACATGCTCTGAAACATTTGACACACCATGCAAACGGATCCAAAGTCAACATGACAATAAATGTCCGAAACTAGAGAAAcatcaaatatttttcgagaaTGATTTAACCGGCAATTTTAAATTAACAAatacatcttctaattcaaatctTACTCATTCGAAGTCTGCAAATACGTTCCAAAGGAAACAGGTCTTATTCCCTGAAAACATTTTATCCAATGACAAATGCAAAACTGCAAAACCATCATCTGAAACTATCATGAAATGCAAACCCACAACTTTGTTAAATGAAAAAACGCCGACAATGTATTTTTGTACTCCCAAACAGTATAGAGCTCGCACTGCTATAAGTAATACGAAGATAAATGTTCCACCTACGAACAAGACACCTATAAAACGTTATTTcagtgacaatattttgtctgAAGCGACGCCTGACTGTTTCACTGTGGTTCAGGTGGAAACGCCATGCGTTAAATCAAATGACATTGGTATAGAAGACCAAACAGTATGCGAAGGAGAAAATAGTAACTTGATTGTGGGTATACGTATAAGACCCTTAAACGCAAA AGAACAAACTGATTCAAAAATTGCCTCGGTTGTGCAAGTGGATGGCCAGAATATTACTGTCAAGTGTGAATCTATGCAGCACACTTTCATGTATGATCACTGTTTCATATCGTACGAAGATTCAACTAGGATCGGTCATGCTAGTCAGGAAACTGTGTTTACAAATATGGTTCTACCACTAGTACAGAATGCCTTCGAAGGGTATAATGTTTGTCTGTTTGCTTATGGACAAACAGGGTCTGGTAAAAGTTATAGCATGATGGGTCAAGAATCTTTGCAAACAAATTCAATGGTACTTGATGAAGCAACTGGTATTATTCCGAGATTTTGTCAAGACATATTCTCTAGAATATCTACAAATATGAACACCACAACcaccattgaaattagttattttgaaatttataaCGAGAAGATACACGATCTTTTGACGAATGTTAATAATGGAGTGAAAAGAGCTCCTCTTAAAGTCAGAGAACATCCTGTTTACGGTCCATACATTGTTGACTTGAGTCAACATTGTGTACAGAATTATAAAGACTTGCAG ACTTGGCTTAAAGTGGGCAATTCTCAACGGGCTACCGCAGCAACAGGAATGAACGAGAAGAGCTCAAGATCGCATAGTATATTTAGTATTATATTAACGCAAACAAAAGTGAATAGTCAATTAAACAAGGAAAACGTTGATCCTAGTCGTCGAAGTAAAATCAATTTAGTGGATCTCGCAGGCAGTGAGAGACTGAGCCAAACTTGCGCCAGTGGTGAAAGGTTGAAG GAAGGTGTGTCTATTAACAAATCGCTGCTCACCTTGGGAAAAGTGATCGCATCTCTTGCTGAAAACACGAATAATCGAAAACGAGGTTTTGTTCCGTACAGAGAGTCGGTTCTCACATGGCTGCTGAAG GAGAGCCTCGGAGGCAACTCGAGGACAGCCATGCTTGCAACAGTATCACCAGCTAACGTTCACGTGGAAGAGACACTTGCAACTCTTCGGTACGCCTGTCAAGTACGAGCCATTGTCAACCGTGTACGTATCAACGAAGATCCGCACGAGAAGTTAATTCG CGAGCTGAAAGCGGAAGTTCTACGATTACGCGGCGTCCGCGAGGGATACGAACGGCAATTAGGGATTTGTCCCCGAAGACTTTTAGATTCCATTGAACCCAACGGCAAGAATAATGACGAGGTCAAACGGAAGCAACAGGAAATCGATAAATTAAAGAATCAACTGAAGAAAACCGAGGAACAGCTTACAACTACTCAAAA GACATGGTCAAAAAGGCTGCAGGAAACAGAGCAAAGGAAAAACTCAGAGTTAAAATATTTGCGTCGCTGTGGGATCGCCGTCGAGATTGATTTCCAAGAGAAGGACAAGCAGCCTTGCTTGATAAATCTCGCAGCCGATCCTATGTTGTCCGGTACACTCTTGTACCTGATTCCTCCCGGATTGGTTCGCATCGGCAAAAATTCTCATACTGATGGGTTTCCAAAAAATTTGGATATCATATTGGATGGGCCTCTGGTTAGGCCTCTGCACTG CACCATTCAGAACAATAACGGAAAACTTTTACTGTCCTCCGAGATGGATGGGGATACTTTCGTCAATGGGCAG ATTGTAACTGGAAAAGTAGTCCTGAAACATGGCGATCGATTGGTCATCGGCGGTAATCATTACTTCAAGGTCTCAAATCCTCACGACGGGCATAACAATATTCAGGTTTCCGAGCAGGCCGTGGACTATGAATTCGCTTACCAAGAAATTCTCAAAGTACAAGAGGAAAA ATTGAGAGCCGAACTCGAGGAAAGCAAACAAAAAGCTATAAAAGAGTTAGAGAACGCGAAACACGAAGTCGAGATGCAACTAGGATCGCAAAAGCAATCTTACGAGCGCAAGATTGAGATGCTTGGTTCTACGGTTGAAGAACAGAAGCAGGCACTAGAACAGATTCATCAGAAGAAGAAAGAACTGGAACTAGAGAAAGAAAAACTTGTGAACGAGGTCGAAATAAGTAATAGATTGAAACAGATGCAATGCGAGCAGAAAAAAGTTACCGTTTCGCCATATCAGTCCAATTTCTTGGAagaattggaaaatattttaagcGAGCAAGCAGCGGATGCTGAATACGCTCTTAAGATGAAAGCGAGCACCGATGCTATCCACGATGGCGGCATAACTCTGCACGAAATGCAGCTATTCGTGAGAGAAGCTACCGAGCGATGCAAGGAAGTCGGACTTAATTAT GAATTTGATCAACAACAAGTAATCGTGAATAAGAGTCTGAAACCAGTGATTCGTATACGTAACAGAGACTGCATGAAAGAAACGCTGTGGCAGCCAATACGATTTTTAGATTGGGTTCATCGATTGCGAGATTACGATATAGAAGATTCCATTAAAGAATTATGTACGACGTTGGACGGGACTTGGGAACCCTACGAGAATACAGAAACTTTTGAAGATTCTTTGAACAATAGTCGAATATCTATTAACATGACGCCAGTAAAAAAGCATTTAAATGAAAGTTTACAGCAATTTTCGATGGACGCGGCGGTATTGGAGACTACAGTCGACAATCAAACGTTAGACGATACCAAAGAGCAGGAGAGTATAAACAAATGTCTTGTACAGATGGAACATGCTGCAAAAGTTCTGCGTAGGTTATGcgagaaaaataatgaaaatcaaATGGTTGTAGATTCTCTTAACGGTATACAGAATAACATCGACAGTTTGCGCAAAGCATTAGACACCCAAAACTTGTGTGAACACACAAATGAAAGTACAAATCACAGTCAAAGTTCTGATAGCAATGTACCACTTGAAAAGTCTGATACAAGTACGAGTCCTTCACAAGATTGCCACAAGGATTGTGCAAAGTCTGTTGTTAACTCTCCGACAAAGTCCAATTTACGCTGCAATAATAGACTGTTCGATACAATAATTCAGAAAAAAGTGAGATTCAATGATAAATTAAGAAAAGAACTAACTTCATTTAGTAAAATATAA
- the LOC143209418 gene encoding uncharacterized protein LOC143209418 produces MDLVYVPEVLNYGFLRGHSYRDYEQPWNTNYFNNGRSSQNHCQRLPQQQHHEEKQQSKEGCHLCRESKRRKLAAYIRGKSRRSSCHEIHEEEEEDNVNSDNLPSKVEEGSSKKPGESKEIKGTQL; encoded by the exons ATGGATCTAGTCTACGTCCCCGAAGTCCTAAACTACGGGTTCCTCCGGGGCCACTCGTACAGGGACTACGAGCAACCCTGGAACACAAACTATTTCAACAACG GGCGATCGTCGCAGAATCATTGCCAGCGATTGCCGCAGCAGCAACACCACGAGGAGAAACAACAGTCGAAAGAGGGATGCCATTTGTGCCGAGAGAGCAAAAGAAGAAAACTCGCGGCTTACATAAGAGGCAAATCGCGGCGTAGCTCTTGCCACGAGATCcacgaggaagaggaagaggataaTGTAAATAGCGATAATTTACCGTCGAAAGTAGAAGAGGGAAGCTCGAAGAAACCCGGTGAATCGAAAGAGATCAAGGGAACGCAATTATAG
- the Catsup gene encoding zinc transporter catecholamines up, with amino-acid sequence MITTDGSQQSYANKWISKVVFTTFLLLILLNLPTLCRAHSHDESPSFKYTKEANQAHLNSEHSTHHHEAQHQHKHEHQQKPILPEDAQDYVFLKAITSTLLISAAPFFILFFIPLDKTKEHEPFLKILLSFASGGLLGDAFLHLIPHALVPHSHESGETHSHQHSHSHDDEEPHHVHDMSVGLCVLLGIIMFLVVEKIVRLIKTDHTHVHALSDTQNALKEKNDNISNKDEDKSDPTCKESKDDSENEIKISGCLNLVADFLHNFTDGLAIGASYLAGTSIGFVTTFTILLHEIPHEIGDFAILIQSGYSKRKAIMLQLITAVGALLGTCVSLLAEGMGDLATMWILPFTAGGFIYIATVSVIPELLTDTKFGQSVKEIIALLLGVYMMVLIAEYE; translated from the exons ATGATCACGACAGACGGTAGTCAACAGAGTTATGCGAATAAATGGATATCAAAAGTTGTGTTCACGACATTTCTGTTGCTTATACTTTTAAACTTGCCGACCCTGTGTCGAGCCCACAGTCACGATGAATCACCGAGTTTTAAGTACACCAAAGAGGCTAATCAAGCGCATCTAAACAGTGAACATTCCACACATCATCATGAAGCTCAGCATCAACACAAGCACGAACATCAACAAAAGCCGATTTTGCCCGAGGATGCACAGGATTACGTATTTCTCAAAGCGATTACATCCACCTTACTTATATCGGCAGCTCCattcttcattttattctttattccatTGGACAAAACAAAAGAACACGAGCCTTTCCTAAAGATATTATTAAGTTTTGCCTCCGGTGGATTGCTGGGAGATGCATTTCTACACTTAATACCTCACGCTTTGGTACCTCATTCGCATGAATCAGGAGAGACACACTCCCACCAACATTCTCATAGTCACGACGATGAAGAACCTCATCATGTTCACGATATGTCTGTTGGCTTATGTGTATTATTAGGTATAATCATGTTTCTAGTTGTGGAGAAAATAGTAAGACTTATAAAAACTGATCATACTCATGTACATGCACTTAGCGACACACAAAATGCGTTGAAAGAAAAGAATGATAATATCTCAAACAAAGACGAAGATAAATCTGATCCAACTTGTAAGGAATCTAAGGATGATTctgagaatgaaataaaaattagcgGTTGTTTAAATCTGGTAGCAGACTTTTTACACAACTTTACAGACGGCCTTGCTATAGGAGCTAGCTATTTGGCTGGCACCAGTATCGGTTTCGTTACCACTTTCACAATTCTACTACATGAAATACCTCACGAAATAGGAGACTTTGCTATTTTAATACAAAGTGGTTACAGTAAAAGAAAA gcTATAATGCTGCAGCTTATTACCGCAGTAGGTGCTTTGTTAGGAACTTGCGTATCATTACTGGCCGAAGGCATGG GTGATCTTGCAACCATGTGGATTCTTCCATTCACGGCTGGTGGATTTATTTACATCGCAACAGTATCCGTAATACCAGAACTTTTAACCGATACTAAATTTGGACAGTCTGTGAAAGAAATCATTGCGCTTCTCTTAGGTGTATATATGATGGTACTTATAGCAGAATACGAATAG
- the Ttc19 gene encoding tetratricopeptide repeat domain 19 has translation MYCRNIITNALKHTQLFRRSTVIVTKMYPLNFSKNALIMCLPQIYEIKKNCSHQFYERRKSTESKFILISGSFLFTLFGSEEEEKDEESELIMTIKRSILLVQKGEFKKAEQMLHIALRQAQTLQHYDGITYIYDVMANLAMNTGQYKKAQKLFVSVLQRLLSKGIAQDDLAVVHISLKIANMYGKMGETEMAENGFQFCLQHLNKHMAKDSENPDILQLMGLALESYGSFLFNQSKYVEALRYLTEAYDIAVRTLDKDDEQIVVLLNDLGTVHCMMKEYDQAIKCLTEATEIGKKLPDMFDIGSIYVNLGNVYLEKGLYKEAKQSCIEGKRLAKEQNHDNSIDVANKCLERIKKMMS, from the exons ATGTACTGTCGGAATATAATTACAAATGCGCTTAAACATACTCAATTATTCAGAAGGTCTACTGTAATTGTTACAAAAATGTACCCGCTAAATTTCAGTAAAAACGCATTAATAATGTGTTTACCACAAATTTATGAAATCAAGAAAAATTGTAGCCATCAATTTTATGAACGACGGAAATCAACGgaatcgaaatttattttaatttcggGTAGTTTTCTGTTCACTCTGTTCGGCtctgaagaagaagagaaagatgAAGAGTCAGAATTGATAATGACAATTAAACGATCAATTTTACTGGTTCAG AAAGGGGAATTTAAAAAGGCAGAGCAAATGTTGCATATTGCTTTGCGACAAGCACAGACTTTACAGCATTATGACGGTATAACATACATTTACGATGTAATGGCTAATCTTGCAATGAATACAGGCCAATATAAGAAAGCACAGAAACTATTTGTATCGGTTCTACAAAGATTACTGTCTAAAGGAATAGCTCAAGATGATTTAGCAGTCGTTCATATTTCTCTTAAAATTGCTAACATGTATGGTAAAATGGGAGAAACAGA AATGGCTGAAAATGGTTTCCAGTTTTGCTTACAAcatttgaataaacatatggCTAAGGACAGCGAGAATCCAGACATTCTACAATTAATGGGTTTAGCTTTAGAATCTTATGGCAGTTTTCTTTTTAACCAATCAAAATATGTCGAAGCTCTTCGGTATCTCACAGAAGCATACGACATAGCTGTAAGAACTCTTGATAAAGACGACGAACAAATTGTTGTGTTGTTAAACGACTTGGGAACTGTACATTGTATGATGAAAGAGTATGATCAAGCCATTAAATGTTTAACTGAAGCTACAGAAATAG GGAAAAAATTGCCTGATATGTTTGATATAGGCTCTATTTATGTTAATTTGGGAAATGTATACCTTGAAAAAGGATTATACAAGGAAGCTAAGCAGAGCTGTATAGAAGGAAAACGTTTAGCGAAAGAACAAAATCATGATAATTCCATAGATGTAGCCAACAAATGTCTAGAAAGGATAAAAAAGATGATGTCTTAG